TGGAGGCGCTGGTGGCCGGGAGGGCCGACgccgaggccgccgccgccgccgccgccatgtaGGTGTACGGGTACGGGAAGAGTCCTCCAAACGGAGGCATGGGGATGCCCTGAGGGAGGAACAACAAAGTCCGGTCACATCTCTAGTACTTCCAGAGCACACGTCTGACAGCGGAGCTTCAAACCTCACATTCAGGACTAATCAACAAAAGGTTCACAGCAGAACACCACAGTCCTGAAATCACGCCGGGCGCAGAGCAACACGGCAGTCCCTTACCTGAGAGGCGAGCATGTGCTGGGACAGGTGGAAGGGGAAGGGGCTGGGGGTGGCTCCCCCCGAGCCCTGGCCGCTCAGACCGCCGTTCTCCAGCGCGCCGGCTCCGGACACGGAGGCCAGCAGGTGGCCCATGCCCATGGCGGAGAAGGCCCCGGGCGCCATGGCGAACTGGCCGGGGTGGAAGAGCAGCGGCGAGCCGGCGTTCAGCGGGTTGAAGAACTGCTGGCTGTGCAGGCCGGACAGAGCCAGGCTCTGCAGGTGGCTGGGGCTGAAGTGGGAGGGGCTCTCCGTCTGGACCACCAGCGGCGAGAACACGTCCTTGCTGGCGCTGATGCCGCCGGCCTCCGAGTCTTTTGTCAACGTGTCTGCCGTGTCCTTCCTGTGCCGGCTCTCCCCCTTGTCCTTCTCTAGGTTCCTTATACTGAATATGGACTCGTCCTTCTTCTCGGCGCCGGGCCGGTCCCTCAGGTGCTCCTCGCACCGCGAGCTGTAGGGCGACACCGGCTCCGGGCCCGGGCTGTTGGACGCCGTGCAGCGGTCGTCAGGGTGATCCAGCTCCTGCTCGCTGTCAGTGCACGTCTTCTCATCTGAGGACGCAGAGGGACGGACGCTGTGAGACACTGCAGCTCATTACAACGCAATGCAACAcaatgcaacacaacacaacacacctcTGTGCAGACTAAAATTGGAAATCGagtctctttaaaaaaacaaactaattgTCACTCCATAAAGTTatgaacagcaacaaaaacaacaaataaaaaagaccaagtttcactgtttttcctttgaaacaGCTGATTTTAATTTCCACACCtgataaagaaaacatgaagtttAAAATGAGGCTGATTTAATGAATCAACCAATCAAGGCTTAAAGATTTTTCttagaacaaataaattaaattggaaaaaacatataaataattTAGTGAAGCAAAAGGAAAACGGGAGCGCAGGAAAAGCCTGAGCAGGTTCGACAGCTGGGGAATCATTTCATCCCGGAAACATCTTCACAagttgtctttaaaaaaatttaaataatttccGTCATGACGCAGAAAAATCCATATTAGAGCCGCTGATTTAATTCTGATTTTAAATCAGAAGATGATCACatgtctgcctcctcctcaCATAAAGCAGAGCGCACTGCGTTACCTCTGCCGGGCCTGCTGAACCTCAGCGGACTCGAACCCGCGCCCAGCGGGGAGTGCACCGCGTCCCGGCCGGCCGCCGCCTCACTGGACGAGGCGTCCGAGTCCGCGCCGTCCCGGTCCGCTTTACACTGGTCCTCATACATCCGCAGGGAGGGCATGGtgagctgcttcctgcaggggggggggggggtcatcatcatcatcatcatcatcatcatcagaactAAAGTCACgacctaataataataatattactACTAATAcgacaataaataataataataataataataataataataataataataataataataataataataataataataataatatcacaCACGCACCTCTTCTCTCGCCGGCCGTTCCCCGTGTCTCTGAATCCTTTCGCAAAAGGATTGTTGTCTATCTTCAGTTGTGTGATCTGTCcggaaaaaaatacacacacacacaatttagaGGTGTGGGAACACAACAGAACACACAAACCCCCACACTGTCCCTgactgctgcctccacctgcccGCCGGAGCTGGATTTACGCACGCAGCGCGTTGAGGAGGGCCACCATCAGGCCCCGCATTTACATTATTAATCAAATGATGGGGCGTTATTCTCATCGGCCCCTGGAGGGAAGTTCTGCCACGAAATGTTCCTctatggggggtgggggggggcaccaGGCCCCAAGCCccagagaaacacagcaggcagAGTAATAGTTGAACAGATGACTATAAGCATCAATAATTAACAGTGTGGTTTGGATCACGATCTGTCCAAAGTGGAAGGAGGACAGTGCGCACGGCTGGAGGCCCCGGTGtaccaggaccctccaggagcCGACACCGGGACCCTCCAGAAGCCGACACACAACCCTCGCGGCCCTCCTCGGGCCCTCCATGCGCCCTTCAGGCAGTCGGAGCTGCTTCCAACATGTGTCCACTGCGACCTGATAATAAATGACCTCTAATCGGTGGTGACTCTTTTACAAGATTCAAACCCAGCGCGGCACGAGAGGGCAGAATAAAGAGACCCCGCGTGAATAAAGAGACCTTCACGCtatgaaaaggaaataaaaagccACCGGCTTTAAAAGCAAACCAGAGGTGGTTTCGGCCATGTCTGATACCGAAACGCTGCAGCCTCCGCACCGTTTTTACGCACAATTTCTCCTCCCCTGGTTAACGTTACAGCCCATATAACTCGTGACAAGCtgataacacacacataaacacacacactcgatttGAATTCATAGTCAGATCTGTCCGCTGCTCCTCATCCAAGCAAAgcaagcaattaaaaaaatcaagcgGGACATGGGATCCTCTGCAGGGAAATTAGGCGACCTACAAAATCAGATTAAGTCTTCGGGGGCTGTTGGCGGTGGGGGAGGGGACGCGTACACACATTTATTATGCAAAAGGCATCAGCCATATTTCCGAGGCTCACCTTGTCGTTCTGGTAGGCCGTCACGGCCACGAACTCGGTCTCCGGGAAGACGTAGGTCCGGAAGGTGCTGTAGGGCAGCTTGAGGATGTCGTTGGCCCGCACGATGTGGAACCGGGGCTGGTACTTGTGCATGGAGTTCAGGATGGTCTGGACCaacacacacgaaaacacacaGCGATCCAGTGAATATACCGGCGTGGCGAGTCAACGTTTATTCAAGGAGTGCATTTCAAAACGAGCTGAGCTGtgcagtttattaaaaataatttaattaaaaaaaatgcagtgttgTAGAAATGCACAAAAATCAACAGAGGTCAAACGGACAGTTTAAATCCAGCTGTGTAATAATTAAAAACCAACCATACCggattaaaaatgttaaaatgactGGAAGCAGACTTgtcagtaattaaaaaatgagcAGGCCACACACACTAGCCACTCAGTAAAATGaccagacacaacacacactccaactcTCACTACTGACATTTAATAAATTACTTTACAATCAGagaacatttttaacaaaaaatatcCAGACTTAAAATGCAATATTTCGGTCAAATTAAAAGACGCACAGCTGCTGTAAAATAAATTTTACCTGTAACTAGTCCTCATTATTTCTGCTGGATTTATCTCCGCCAGACAAGCGTTTAatatctgctgctggagctctgacTCCTGCTCAGTTACACTATTTATTACCACTGTGCGTTACATTGTTTTCTATAAATTACTCGACGATCATGCAGCATTTATGTCAAAGGTGTGGTAGCAACACACGGAGCTGCGCGAGCAGGTCTGAGAGGTGATAGACTGGCTGTAATCCTCCgtcccccgacacacacacacactcacacacacacattatgtccctgtgtttttattctcaaTGGAAGCTTTAAGTTTGAAATAGAGGGTAAAAACAGTGAGAAGGTGCGGGGCTCcgggcctgctgctgctgctgctgcgcgcgTGCAgatacacacgcacgcacacacgggcCTGGGCTTTTATATTTCAGTGTGAGAGGGGAGAAAAATGCAGGCTGGGAATATTTTGGAGAGCGACAGGGAAACAGAAGCTCGGCGGCGGTGGAAGGCAAGTGGCGACAAAGTGTCAACAGACTGGAGCTCAGCTTTACGCACGCGCTTTGTGTTTGTATGGGATGTTTCACATTATATCTGAAATGTGGCACATTTTAATAATCCTGCTTTATACATTTCCAAACGGTGCATTTCAGCTTTTCACCCTGTGCTTTAAATAAACGTCTTTGTATTTTCTatctctcctccagctgattcgtctcattttattttcctctgaaaaacactaaaaagtCTTTCTTTACTTTGTTCCAGcagaaaacatgtcagatgtGCCTCGGAACTGCAGTTATACTTACAAATCCGTGTTTGTCCGAGATGTTGTTGGTCAGCTTGAGCTTGTGGAACGCAACAGGCTTGGCCATCCACTGCTCCCCGGTGGCGGGGCTGTCCGGGTGGATGTACATCCTCTTGGGCATCTCGGGGTCGGCCTTTCCCGCCACCATCCAGCGGGAGTTGTGGAACTTGTAGCGGCAGTCGTCCGCCGCCACGATGTCCATCAGCAGGATGTATTTGGCCTTTTTGTCGAGCCCGTTTATTCGTACTTTGAACGGAGGGAACATCCtcctgaagagaaacacacacacacacactgggagtcAACACCCGCGATTTaaccgaaaacacacacaacacatcatCACACAACTACAAAAACTAATCTGACAAAAGGGGCTTTGTAGGAGCTCCGACATGTGGAAATATTACAATTGTGGTAAAATATTCTTCAAACGTTCAAGACGACGTGCGCATCTGTGTTTtccgtgtgtgtgagagtgtgtgtgtgttgtcccagTCTTTCCCAGTATATTTATGAGTGCAGCTCCTCTTTGCTGCTTTTTGAAGTGACAGGCTGTTTAAAGCGCTGCCTCCTCAAAACAGCTTCAGCAGATAAAACCTGAATAAAGCTGAAGAGGAAATATCCCAATCATCAGCTGTGCTCATTCTGCGAGTTTAATGCAAATATTCtcatttaataaataataaaaaaaaaaaacctgcatttctcttcaaatgtttaaataaattCGGGCCGTatgaaaattgaattaaaaaaagcaattcCTGAAAATCAGGAgataaactattttttttttactatgttGAATATTTTTCCTGTTTAGTTTTAGAATTTTTTGCACACTTTTGTAATCACTGTCGAAAAAGGCTAAAAACTGATTTAATAAAAGGCCTGAAGAACAAGCTGCAATTcaaaaagggaaataaatatttttctgcTCTAAATGATTAATTTCAAGGAAAATCTCTGTGAAAGCGGGAATTGTGGCTGAATCCCTGAAACGAGTCTGGAGCCGGAGCCGCTCTTACCGTCCGGACTTGGTAATAACCATCTCCGTCCCGAGTTTATGGAACTGGTCCCAAAGATCCTTGGCTTCCAGTGTAACTTTGGGGTCGtcgtccacctcctcctcggGCTCCAGGCTCTTCATGCCGCGGAGATGAGCCGCCTGATGGTGGCTGAGGGCCGGGTGCAGCCCTGCCTCCGCCGCCCCGGCCAGGCCGTGGTCCGGGATGGGCTTGGTGAGCGCCCCGGGAGGGAGGCTGAGCGCCGGGAAGAAGGACGGCTGCGCGGCCGCGAGGAAGGCGGACATGGGGAAGTCGGTCGGCCGGTGTGCGTGGAAAGGGTGATAAGCCATTGCAGTCCCTGTGAAAACTGGATCTCTCATCGGTGCATCCACAAAAAACGAAGTGAAATAATGGATGTTTTCGGTGGTAAATCTCCCCGACCGAGCGCCAGCGTCGGTCCGCGCGTCGCGGCCGCTGGATCTGTCGTGAAGCGGCGGAAAGGAGCGCGGCGCTCAGCCTGCCGTCGGCGTGAAGAAAATAGCCCAGAGTTGCTGCCCTCGAcgtgtttttttcctctggatcCCAGAAGAGTCCGTGAGTCGGAGCGGCGCCGCGGTGAGGCAGAGCCCGGCTGCGTCGCTGTGCGCCTCACGGAGAAAGAAGCCGTTCCTCTGCTCCACTCATCCCACGCTGACTGGAGAGATGTGGCCTCGCTCACTGCAGATCTGTGACTATCTCACATGTCCTTCCTGCCTCCATCCCCAGCACTAATGAACCAAGCCCCTTTGATTGCTGATTTTACGCTTTCTGGACCAATTGTGGGCCCCTATAGGCGTGGTTCTGACAGCTCCGGCCAGACTCTGCGAGAGGAGGGGGGACAAGAAGGTGTCGGAAGCATTAGCAGTAAGAAAACATGTCAACAGAATAAAATATTAACCAATGACAGGAAAGATCGGGAAATCCCACCCCCATTTCCAAGCCAAACACCGGGTCAGCCCTCAGTTCTTGGCCGGTGGAGGCATCACCTCTCTCGGCTTGCGTTTTTTACAATGTCGCCTCCGGAGAAGCGAACCTGTGCACAGACTCACTGTCTCAACACTCACCTttatccagaggagcagctccacTCCTGCATATTCACCACTGTCTTCCCAGAGCAACTCACAGCCGTAAAGCCAGCGCCTCGCAGCTCGTGCTCTGCATTCCGGAGAGATTTATTTTCAAAGCGCTGCTGCTCTCTCGCTCCATCTCTGTAATAACAGACTCTGTCATGATTCCATCGGGCTGTTTTTGACGCTTAGGCTGGATTTGCCTCACTCTATCCACTGCATGTTAGCCGTGTTTAGAGCGACTCCAGCCTCAAACTGAGCCGGCTTTCCCAGGCGGGAGCCGCGTCTCTGCGTCTCTGCGCGTCTCCCTGACCCggctgacggcggcggcggcggcagcggcggcggcgttacGCAGGCTGGAGCGCACAGAGCGCACAGGATGAATAATGATCATGATGAGTCAAATCTCAGGGAAActcagagaaagaaaggaatCGGTGAGTTCTCACTTCGACATAAACTTCTCTCTTTAAACTTTATATTTAATTTCTAAATGTAGttctgcgctgttttttttttaaatttatttttcttttcttttcttttttttgtgtttcggTGACGAGATGGCTGAGTTCAGGCCGGCAGGTTGTATTTGAGTGAGAGGTGGGACACCGCGGCCCCCCGCCGCTCCGCGGCTCCTGATTAACCGGGACTCGGAGTTTTCTGGCGAGCCGCTCGGCGCCAGTCGTCTGATGCGCCACAATAAGAGCAGCCTCTTGTCTCTTTGCATTTCCCCTGAAGTCCTGCATGTGCGCGCCGCTCTGCAGCTCATCTGCGGCACCGCTCCGCTCTGCCTCGGTCATGACTTGGTGTCAGACTGgaccttttttcttcttctttccttctttttttttcttttctacaaaCAGCTGCTCTCGGAGGGCAGGAAGTTATCGTGATGTGGGCCACAGAACTGAAACAAAAAGTGATCAACCTCTGTCTTCTGTATGAACCaaaagcagcagagagctgctcagAAATCCCACTGGGAGGAAAAATGTCTTAAATCATAAATACGAGCATGAAGCTTTATTATTAGCTCTTATAAAGACACGCGCTTCGCGTTCAGAGCAGCTGTAAATTGACCAAACCATGAGAAACAGGCAAGACGCTTCAAATTAAATCTCTCCATATCTCCAAATATGATTCCAGAAACTTTATGCAGCGCGCGCTGTGCGTGGAGGCCGTGGAGTGGTGGCTCGTCTTCAGCCTCACGCACTTGTTGCTCGGTTCACTGATACAGCCGCGCGTAAAGACTCGCCGGGCCGACGGACGAAGCTCCGGCTGAACGGAGCGAGTCTCAGTCCAGCCCTGGCTTCTGCAAGGCCAGGGAACACACCGGGCTGTCAAACTTACGGCCCGGGGCACAGCAGCGGCACACCAAGTGTAAAAATGACCAAGGAGACGAACCCTGCCATTTAATCCACCCAGCAGGGGCTTTAGTTTTGGCACCCCTCCCTTTTTGAAGTTATTTGAAGTTGTTCTGACAGATTTTATAGGATAAAAAtactttgcattaaaaaaaagaacaattctGAGACGTGCTTGTATTTTTGGAGCTAAAATGGAGCTGTTGGTATTTGTAGTTTACTAAATGATCGTTTTCCTGCTCAGCTGAGATGAAATGCGCCCGGAGCCTCGGCTGCTGTGACAGGGAGGAAATACTCATTCTGGCGCGAGGAGGTGAAATGATGAAGGATTGTCACCCCGCGTGCACAGCAGGCTGGCGCAAAGGTAACGCTCTGCGGCATCCTGACACTCCTCATCGCACGGAGCTGCGCCGCGGAGAAAACTCAGACAGATTAGCAGCATATGGAGGTGGATAACGGTTTTCCTGCCGGAATACTCAACTGGATAATTGTATCAACAATGCTTGTACAAATTAGTCACCATTTATTTGTTCTGTGCCTTCGACTCCACAGAAATCTCCATTACTCGCGATTTAAAAGTCATTAAGAGGAGGGAGGACTGCTCCATAGAAGGGCACGGCGAGCTGCTGGATTAACATATCCTCAGAGTTTGAGATTAATGACAGCAGACAGTAAAAAGCCTTCTTAGAATTGTTTTTTGggcatgtgtgtgtcagatggGGAGCAATCAACGCACGGAGCGGAAACGCACAAAGCAACTCTCAAAAACATTTGGAAACAGAAGCAAATCCTCTAATTCTGGACTCGAATTGTTTCACTTTACGACACTGATAAATGTAATGAACACCCGACCCAGAAAAGACTCTTATCCGTCTGTGATCGGTGGAGATTTGACTGAGGCCCGTTACCTCTCGCGCTGGGCTCATATGTAAAGTCAGCTATTGCTTGCAGGACGGTTTCCACACAGTAGGAAGTTGAGTAAAGTCTTTCCTTGCCCTTGATCTGTCTGCTCAATACAACACAGCGCAGTTGAAGAAGTGGAGATGTGCGTAAAGCGCGCCTCCGTGCCCGTGTCAGCGATCCCGGCTGAAGACGCTCTAATTACAACATGGGGGCAGTTTTTTTGCGCCATATTCCCCCAGAACCGAGGATTattattttctctcttctcccctTCGACATTGttcctttcttcctttcatctctccatcttctcctcccaTCTCCCTGCATCATCTCTCCGGCTATATATAGCGGCTAGACTGAGGCCTTGGCGCCAGACCGTTTAAGACCTGTCAAAGTCCCTCATATTTCCCCCTGTCACATGGAAACCCGGCGACCAGCGGCCCTgctccgtctgctgctgctgctgctcctcctcctctcctcctcctcctcctcctcctcctcctcctggtcctcctcctccccctcctcctcctcctctcctcctcctcctcctcctcctcctcctcctctcctcctcctcctcctcctcctcctctcctcctccccctcctcctcctcctcctcctggtcctcctcctcctccccctcctcctcctcctcctcctcctcctcctcctcctcctcctggtcctcctcctcctccccctcctcctcctcctcctccccctcctcctcctctcctcctcctcctcctcctcctcctcctcctcctcctcttcctcctgctcctgctcctcctcctcctcctcctcctcttcctcctgctcctgctcctcctcctcctcctcctcctccccctcctcctcctcgtcctcctcctcctcctcctcctctcctcttcctcctgcttctcctcacTTCACTGTTAGATGAAACATATCACTTCTCACTTGTTGGAAAAGCACCGTGTCTCCAAAACTCTTTCGcccgcgcgcgcacacacacatacacacacacgcgcgcgcactaTCATATGATTGGGAGCAGTGGAGGGCTGTTGGGATCAGGCTAATACCTGATGCGCCGCAGCTccgcagtgaaaacaaacatttttatggACATGACTTCATGACAAACTCAATCAGAAAGTACAAGCTGGAGCGCGCTGTCTGTGAGCGCGCACGGCCATGGGAGGGCGCTGTGGAGAGAGATACagagctgtcacacacacacacacacacacacacacacacacacacacacacacacacacacacacacacacacacacacacacacacacacacacacacacacacacacacacacacactaaatacaTGATTCATTATTAGCGCCAAACTTGTAGAaagtgctgctgttgctgttgttgttgacctctTTATGAAAAACTAACTGCTGTGATGGATTCAGGATAAATTCTGACAAAACGTTTCATCACACTGAGTTTTCATGACTGCATCCAGTCTGGAGTCAGGCATGTGTAGGAAGatcatttaattatttatctGTCCATTCATTTCTGCTAATGCAGCGCGGTGTTATGTTCCACAGAGCGATCTGGCCAGAAACGGTTCGATCTGTGTGATTTGGATGAGAAAGAATTTGCCCAATATGTCTGTTAATTTCTACAGAGCTGGAAAAAGAACGAGGCTCCCATCAGtgtgttgaaaaagtttaaatatttaaatgacaGAACGGTTTAATTTGACTCGTTTAATGCGACCAGTTTAATCTCAGAGAAGGAATTAGAGTTTTCATTCCCGAATCTCTAAAGTTTGATAACAGTATGAGATTTTCATTCTGATCCCATTTAAAACCAGGAACACAGTTCAGAGCTGGAGCTCGTCTCCAAAACACAAGCCTTCAGTTTCAAGAATATGTCCTGAAGAAAagaatttatatttatttttgatttgtaATTGAAGACAGGGAAAAGGCCCCTGACCCTCAGAGTccccctgctgctctctggcgccccccatcGGACGCCCGCCCCTCACTTTGAGAACCACTTCAGATTTCTGATTCATCCTCATCAAAATCGCTTTGAAACGTTAATCTCATTCAGAGGAAACGGCCTGCAGggaagaacagaaaaacacagatcgAATGAAAAACTAGAGAAATGAGAAAACGACACataaaaattagaaaaatgaaaaacaaactgcagtccTTCATCAGCACTGCGTCCTGCTTCATATGGACAAAACTGGTTAAAAGTAGATtattcaaaatataaaaactattttaaacaaaaaaacacaacaatttttactgttacacacacacacacacacacacacacacacacacacacacacacacacacacacacacactgttcagatATCTGTAACACCTCTCAGGTAatatttattgctttttgtctttttctcgtTGAGTCTCGATGAATTTCTTCTTCATGCAGGTTACAAATattgttgcgtgtgtgtgtgcgcacacacgcaGAGATGGAAGAAAGAGCCGCACGAGCGCGCACACACGGCCGATCGGAACGAATAATTCTTCCATTTTTCCGTTCGATCCttcacatgttaaaaacagaGCTGAGAGCTGCACGTGCTTTTCGCAGCAAATAAATAAAcgatttaaatgaatgaaagtctCCATAAAAACAGCGATCACTGGGAAACTCCCAGAGAAAATTATTAAACATAAGAAACAATTAttcactttgaaaataaaataaaataaaataaattaaataaatcaaaataccTTTGCCTTTAGACCcgagacattaaaaaaaaccacttcatatttttcctctttatttgaGTTTATTTGCTGAAgtcgtttttgttttgtttcattacgcctgacacgcacgcgcgcgcccACGTTGTAATAATATTGACTGCATTTTATTATTTGACCGTAATATTGCAGAAAGGCTCACGGTGGAGcccagatgatgatgatgatgatgatgatgatgacgagcGCTGCACGTGCGCGCTCTTCACACCTGGTCCGCAGGTATCTGCAGCTCTGCGCTCACGGCTTCCTCTGCCGGTAATCAGGACACAGCCCGCCGCGCTGCGGGGACCGGAACCACCTGTTCCCGCAGCACCGGGACCGGCGCGtgcttcactgctgcttcactctCATTTCGTTTCAGGGCCTGAACACTCCGTCTCACCCCGCCGGGGTTCCGGTGTACCAGCACGAGGAGCGGCACGGCCCGCGCGGcccagctccacctcctcctcctcctcctcctcctcctcccgcagcagcatctcctcctgctcatcttcatcctctgaagcTTCTCCGCGTTTTACattcaatttaataaaaatcagctgtttttacattttaatagcACATTTTAAGAAGAATAACTTtctgaaaaaagtcaaacaaaatgtgtgtgtgtgtgtgtgtgtgtgtgttccagcagcTCCATACTGAGGCAGCCTGTCAGAGTTTCGGTGAAACCTGCTGACTCCCGGAGCCGAGGCTGAAACACGGAGTGAGTTTTGACCCGAGAGTGAATCTGCTGCTGTGAATCTTCATTCATCACTGACGGAGAGCTCTTCTCTTTTCAATTTTCAATCAGAGGTGATCCagcaggtgcattgtgggagatgAGGTGTGGCGGGATCCCGTCTGCTGGtaactcttcttcttctcgtccTGTGTTTGGTCTGATGTGAGACAATCTGGACGTCTTCAGC
The sequence above is a segment of the Salarias fasciatus chromosome 14, fSalaFa1.1, whole genome shotgun sequence genome. Coding sequences within it:
- the tbx2b gene encoding T-box transcription factor TBX2b isoform X2: MRDPVFTGTAMAYHPFHAHRPTDFPMSAFLAAAQPSFFPALSLPPGALTKPIPDHGLAGAAEAGLHPALSHHQAAHLRGMKSLEPEEEVDDDPKVTLEAKDLWDQFHKLGTEMVITKSGRRMFPPFKVRINGLDKKAKYILLMDIVAADDCRYKFHNSRWMVAGKADPEMPKRMYIHPDSPATGEQWMAKPVAFHKLKLTNNISDKHGFTILNSMHKYQPRFHIVRANDILKLPYSTFRTYVFPETEFVAVTAYQNDKITQLKIDNNPFAKGFRDTGNGRREKRKQLTMPSLRMYEDQCKADRDGADSDASSSEAAAGRDAVHSPLGAGSSPLRFSRPGRDEKTCTDSEQELDHPDDRCTASNSPGPEPVSPYSSRCEEHLRDRPGAEKKDESIFSIRNLEKDKGESRHRKDTADTLTKDSEAGGISASKDVFSPLVVQTESPSHFSPSHLQSLALSGLHSQQFFNPLNAGSPLLFHPGQFAMAPGAFSAMGMGHLLASVSGAGALENGGLSGQGSGGATPSPFPFHLSQHMLASQGIPMPPFGGLFPYPYTYMAAAAAAASASALPATSASSPLSRNPFLGSSRPRLRFNPYQLPVSLPQSSSLLATGLQAGPAPGSESSKPGSRETSPAPEHHANHKTGGSGRASSPKGSLKDSVNELQSIQRLVSGLEGQREPSPSADSPK
- the tbx2b gene encoding T-box transcription factor TBX2b isoform X1 — translated: MRDPVFTGTAMAYHPFHAHRPTDFPMSAFLAAAQPSFFPALSLPPGALTKPIPDHGLAGAAEAGLHPALSHHQAAHLRGMKSLEPEEEVDDDPKVTLEAKDLWDQFHKLGTEMVITKSGRRMFPPFKVRINGLDKKAKYILLMDIVAADDCRYKFHNSRWMVAGKADPEMPKRMYIHPDSPATGEQWMAKPVAFHKLKLTNNISDKHGFVQTILNSMHKYQPRFHIVRANDILKLPYSTFRTYVFPETEFVAVTAYQNDKITQLKIDNNPFAKGFRDTGNGRREKRKQLTMPSLRMYEDQCKADRDGADSDASSSEAAAGRDAVHSPLGAGSSPLRFSRPGRDEKTCTDSEQELDHPDDRCTASNSPGPEPVSPYSSRCEEHLRDRPGAEKKDESIFSIRNLEKDKGESRHRKDTADTLTKDSEAGGISASKDVFSPLVVQTESPSHFSPSHLQSLALSGLHSQQFFNPLNAGSPLLFHPGQFAMAPGAFSAMGMGHLLASVSGAGALENGGLSGQGSGGATPSPFPFHLSQHMLASQGIPMPPFGGLFPYPYTYMAAAAAAASASALPATSASSPLSRNPFLGSSRPRLRFNPYQLPVSLPQSSSLLATGLQAGPAPGSESSKPGSRETSPAPEHHANHKTGGSGRASSPKGSLKDSVNELQSIQRLVSGLEGQREPSPSADSPK